A single window of Flavobacteriales bacterium DNA harbors:
- a CDS encoding transglycosylase SLT domain-containing protein translates to MRRKVLLAFGIVLFSAACFLALRNFDSSLPEEGVAWAEPKVLRDLSDIQIDTLRILVLEDPLTWEVRPGAVSGLEHDLIRRFAKTADLNISFIPMNDPDSMLLALQLGKGDLMAAQLVMRNDYSKWVKFSRPYREVRPVLAVLREDPIPARAMDGPSVRTALDTIEISHWSPFAIPGYDLAKGVLADHYIRIERNITPEDLLMEVVMGRHHAAIISDARAAYEAGRFPVLDFEPLDCPDQKLRFAMRKNAPELRKALDSWLTDKIVQGERELFMKAYASKIPEQGPLRIMKGIPVSGDSISPFDAEFQRHAANSGWDWELLAALAYKESRFDSNAVSHKGARGLMQIMPRTALRLGLDSSMMAGDHIEAATRFLNRLDTLWMRAVPDRTQRMRFMLASYNAGPGHIVDAQRLAEKLGFDPERWDHNVERAVLLLSKPRYYMDPTLRNGYCNGSQVFHYVRDIESLYRKLKQRKRVVTRAPEQIASGTIGDLDGSTSSGPSIEVSTKSVAANTISTVTEEELAP, encoded by the coding sequence ATGCGGCGTAAAGTCTTGCTGGCCTTCGGTATTGTGCTATTCAGCGCAGCCTGTTTCCTGGCTTTGCGAAATTTTGATAGTTCATTGCCAGAAGAAGGTGTGGCTTGGGCGGAACCCAAAGTTCTGCGTGACCTATCAGATATTCAAATAGATACATTGCGTATTCTGGTTCTGGAAGATCCACTTACCTGGGAAGTGCGGCCGGGTGCCGTATCCGGACTGGAACACGACCTCATCCGTCGTTTTGCGAAGACCGCTGATCTGAACATCTCGTTCATTCCGATGAACGATCCGGATTCAATGTTATTGGCCTTGCAGCTTGGTAAGGGAGACCTGATGGCGGCCCAACTCGTAATGCGGAACGACTATAGCAAGTGGGTCAAATTCTCACGTCCCTACCGCGAAGTGCGCCCCGTACTAGCTGTCCTGCGCGAAGACCCGATCCCGGCGCGGGCCATGGATGGTCCTAGTGTCCGCACCGCGCTGGATACAATTGAAATAAGCCATTGGTCACCATTCGCGATACCAGGGTATGATCTTGCAAAAGGCGTTCTGGCGGATCATTATATACGGATCGAAAGGAATATTACTCCGGAAGACCTGCTGATGGAAGTGGTCATGGGGAGGCACCATGCGGCGATCATCTCTGATGCACGTGCTGCATATGAGGCAGGTAGATTCCCAGTATTGGATTTTGAACCGTTGGACTGCCCTGATCAAAAACTACGTTTTGCTATGCGGAAGAATGCACCTGAATTGCGCAAAGCCCTAGACTCTTGGTTGACGGATAAGATCGTTCAGGGCGAGCGTGAACTCTTCATGAAAGCATACGCTAGTAAGATCCCGGAACAGGGCCCACTGAGAATAATGAAAGGTATTCCGGTCAGTGGTGATAGCATTTCTCCGTTCGACGCTGAATTTCAACGACATGCCGCAAATAGCGGATGGGACTGGGAGCTGTTGGCTGCGCTGGCATATAAGGAGTCACGTTTCGATAGTAACGCGGTCTCACACAAAGGAGCCCGCGGTTTGATGCAGATCATGCCACGTACTGCTTTGCGCCTTGGCTTGGATTCGTCCATGATGGCAGGCGATCACATAGAAGCGGCTACACGATTCCTGAATAGATTGGATACACTATGGATGCGTGCTGTTCCGGATCGAACCCAACGCATGCGGTTCATGTTGGCCTCATACAATGCAGGTCCCGGTCATATTGTCGACGCGCAGCGGCTGGCAGAGAAACTTGGATTCGATCCTGAACGTTGGGATCATAATGTGGAACGAGCCGTGCTGCTATTATCGAAGCCGCGGTATTACATGGATCCAACGTTGCGTAACGGCTATTGCAATGGCAGTCAAGTATTCCATTATGTGCGCGATATTGAATCGCTGTATCGCAAATTGAAACAGCGTAAACGCGTTGTCACTAGAGCACCAGAGCAGATCGCTTCAGGAACGATAGGAGATCTGGATGGATCAACCTCCTCGGGACCGTCGATTGAGGTGTCCACAAAAAGCGTGGCAGCAAATACGATCAGTACGGTCACCGAAGAAGAGCTTGCGCCATAG
- a CDS encoding DUF479 domain-containing protein, with product MNFLGHLYVSGNTPLVIVGNFMADEIKGRDLSKYHPDVERGIRMHRAIDSFTDRHPLQLEGRARVRQYAGRYSGVVMDMFYDHLLANDPFWWEDETLPDFAARMYTLLPEHAELMTERTQHLLHYMVSRDWLNSYSTIDGIGKAISGLARRVPKGESMIGVEHILEAHFDQFNEEFRSFLPELEHHIAQYV from the coding sequence ATGAATTTTCTAGGTCATCTCTACGTCTCGGGCAATACCCCGTTAGTGATCGTTGGGAACTTCATGGCGGATGAGATCAAAGGCCGGGACCTGAGCAAATACCACCCTGATGTGGAGCGTGGAATACGCATGCATCGGGCGATCGATTCGTTTACGGATAGGCATCCTTTACAGCTTGAGGGAAGAGCGCGAGTTCGACAATATGCAGGTCGTTATTCGGGAGTGGTCATGGACATGTTCTATGATCATTTATTGGCGAATGATCCGTTCTGGTGGGAGGATGAGACCTTGCCCGATTTTGCGGCACGCATGTACACCTTGTTGCCTGAACATGCGGAGCTTATGACCGAACGTACTCAGCACCTGTTGCACTACATGGTAAGCCGGGATTGGTTGAATTCATACAGCACAATTGACGGGATCGGCAAAGCCATAAGCGGTTTGGCACGCCGTGTGCCGAAGGGAGAGTCCATGATCGGTGTGGAACATATACTGGAAGCCCATTTTGACCAGTTCAACGAAGAATTTCGTTCGTTCCTCCCAGAGTTGGAACACCACATTGCTCAATACGTATGA
- a CDS encoding histidine kinase, giving the protein MSSKAHSLNLFNRTRVVYWVTQLIGWGLFTGLFLFWNYLEDRLTPDGVRVNFVVFVIGILMSHYFRSIILRKGWLEKDLGWVLPRLALWSVILGSSAFLVLGIIHDLSFDFEPLLSGSASDLFGRILNWVVLLFLWSLCYLGYTYFIRHRREEIRNLRLETANHENQLQNLRAQMNPHFMFNALNSIRALVDEDPDQAKLAITQLSAILRNALATVKRKTVPLGEELDIVKAYLGLELIRYEERLRVQWNIEPDLNRIQVPPMLLQTLVENAVRHGVAKYADGGDIHISAQKSVNGIVLSIRNSGHFETPGTQQMNGGSNTTSRVGIGLRNTRRRLEMLYKGEANLKIQNRDGMVVTEVEIPDS; this is encoded by the coding sequence ATGTCATCCAAAGCCCACAGTCTAAACCTTTTCAATCGCACACGTGTCGTGTATTGGGTTACACAATTGATCGGCTGGGGGCTATTCACCGGCTTATTCCTGTTCTGGAATTACTTGGAGGATCGATTAACACCGGACGGTGTTCGAGTGAATTTCGTGGTCTTCGTGATCGGGATCCTAATGAGCCATTATTTCAGAAGCATCATCTTACGAAAAGGCTGGTTGGAAAAGGACTTGGGCTGGGTGTTGCCCCGCCTTGCGCTTTGGTCAGTAATTCTAGGATCTTCCGCGTTCTTGGTACTCGGGATCATCCACGATCTATCATTCGATTTCGAGCCGTTGCTTTCCGGATCCGCATCAGATCTTTTCGGACGTATTCTGAACTGGGTGGTCCTGCTTTTCCTATGGTCACTTTGTTATTTGGGATACACGTATTTCATCCGGCATCGGCGAGAGGAGATACGGAATCTAAGGCTCGAGACCGCTAACCACGAGAATCAGTTGCAGAATTTACGCGCTCAGATGAACCCGCATTTCATGTTCAATGCGCTCAATAGCATACGTGCGCTGGTCGACGAAGACCCTGATCAGGCAAAACTTGCTATCACTCAACTGAGTGCCATACTCCGCAATGCTTTAGCAACCGTGAAACGCAAAACGGTACCCTTGGGCGAAGAATTGGATATCGTGAAAGCATACCTTGGATTGGAGCTTATCCGATATGAAGAACGGTTACGTGTGCAATGGAACATTGAACCGGATCTGAACCGCATACAAGTTCCACCGATGTTGCTACAGACCCTTGTGGAGAATGCTGTACGGCATGGTGTAGCGAAATATGCGGATGGTGGCGACATCCATATCAGTGCTCAGAAAAGCGTGAACGGCATCGTACTTTCAATTCGCAACAGTGGACATTTTGAAACACCAGGAACCCAACAGATGAACGGCGGATCCAACACTACATCGCGTGTTGGGATCGGGTTGCGGAACACACGGCGTAGATTGGAAATGCTCTATAAAGGAGAAGCGAATTTAAAGATCCAGAACCGTGATGGAATGGTAGTGACCGAGGTGGAAATTCCTGATAGTTAA
- a CDS encoding response regulator transcription factor, translated as MKALIIDDERLARKELAGLLEKYDNIQVVGEATNADEAETLIAEKHPDLLFLDINMPERTGFDLLEALDQAPHVIFVTAYDEHALKAFEVNALDYLLKPIDPERLDAAINKLQTTTESDVSHRETLHENDQIFLKDGEKCWFVTLKDVRYFESEGNYVRVRFKDQKPLVLRSLNKLEEKLDPRIYFRANRKHIINLRWVDKIEPWFSGGLMVKLKPTSDKPDAEPEQIEVSRRQASRFKELLSL; from the coding sequence ATGAAAGCTTTGATAATTGATGATGAACGCTTAGCAAGGAAGGAACTCGCCGGGTTGTTGGAGAAGTATGATAATATTCAGGTAGTTGGTGAAGCAACCAACGCCGATGAGGCTGAAACGCTTATTGCAGAAAAGCATCCCGATCTATTGTTCCTGGACATCAATATGCCGGAACGAACAGGTTTCGACCTCTTGGAGGCACTGGACCAAGCTCCGCATGTGATCTTCGTTACCGCTTATGACGAGCACGCTTTAAAAGCCTTCGAGGTAAATGCTTTGGATTATCTATTGAAACCGATCGACCCGGAACGACTGGATGCAGCGATCAATAAGTTACAGACCACGACCGAATCGGATGTATCGCACCGAGAAACCTTGCACGAGAACGATCAGATCTTTTTAAAGGACGGCGAGAAATGTTGGTTCGTTACGTTGAAGGATGTGCGGTATTTTGAAAGTGAAGGCAACTATGTCCGGGTCCGCTTTAAGGATCAAAAACCTTTGGTACTCCGTTCATTGAACAAACTGGAGGAGAAGTTAGACCCCAGGATCTATTTCAGAGCTAACCGCAAACACATCATCAACCTGCGCTGGGTGGATAAGATCGAACCGTGGTTCAGTGGTGGCCTTATGGTGAAACTGAAACCAACATCCGACAAACCCGACGCAGAACCCGAACAGATCGAAGTGTCACGCAGACAAGCCAGTCGTTTCAAGGAACTGCTAAGCCTGTAA
- a CDS encoding T9SS type A sorting domain-containing protein — MIRIITLLLLAFFTSTLFAGQGGPDAYGYIWKDSNEPDGPVYAWQDITSIGTLVSGLADDNSVGPIVMQTSFQYYWYTRKFIWVGSNGYIAFNSGNIASPFPTIPTSGGTNDYIAAMMSDLTFLGAGNPAQCYIYDDGLITTVSYINVPFWSATAPNNFEGSNTFQIILDTNDSTITVQYQAQTGLTQNTDLKLGIESVAGSIGLQHSANVYPVANYAIRYYQPPVGLLDISDATITYNTAVGSGGQFLSRGGSQFPLSTVIGNIGNVDVADFLTTGDVLNAAGAVVVTNQQSVGYMAPYGDTLITYQNAFDPTTAGTYRFRTTISGVMDELVTLNNTQIQELVVLDTTVTTHDLEYHGNADDGLGLGWSGGNGGVGVHLIPPYYPAYATATTVRIAANATLAAFTMMVFADDGPDNTPGTLLDSVYMSGANAAAGNHVVPLSSPLTIADGGVYVQWYMEGEGVNIAQDISPPFSLQTYEVLGGTWAEFRDRENIDFFIGLRLEQVPVYDIGCSGFFGVAAMDDIGSPLAVRAFVHNYGNAAITNFPLSYRFGTDPVFTQTYTGAAIAPGAETLVTFTQQFIPTMDGQGDLCAWTAEPTDVISNNDTLCLTVSTWIGIEELPILTATVGPNPANEFVRISGLPIGSYSMELHDMQGKLIDLERLNVAHEGVHISVADVRSGFYVLHMRSEEGSFRTLLSIER, encoded by the coding sequence ATGATCCGCATCATTACTCTATTGCTCCTCGCCTTTTTCACATCTACATTATTCGCTGGCCAAGGTGGACCGGATGCCTATGGTTATATCTGGAAGGACAGTAACGAACCGGATGGGCCGGTCTATGCTTGGCAGGATATCACGAGTATTGGAACGTTGGTCAGTGGGCTTGCCGATGACAATTCGGTTGGGCCGATCGTGATGCAGACCAGTTTTCAGTATTACTGGTATACCCGCAAATTCATTTGGGTGGGTAGCAACGGTTATATAGCGTTCAACAGTGGTAACATCGCCTCACCCTTCCCAACCATTCCAACATCCGGCGGCACCAATGATTATATAGCTGCCATGATGAGTGACCTTACATTCTTGGGTGCTGGCAACCCGGCACAATGCTATATCTACGATGATGGTCTCATAACCACTGTATCATACATCAACGTTCCATTCTGGAGCGCAACAGCGCCCAATAATTTTGAGGGTTCCAATACATTCCAGATCATTCTGGATACGAACGACAGTACCATCACAGTGCAATACCAAGCGCAGACTGGGTTAACACAGAATACCGATCTGAAATTGGGGATCGAAAGCGTTGCTGGCAGCATTGGTCTACAGCACTCTGCCAATGTGTATCCGGTTGCCAATTATGCCATTCGTTATTACCAACCGCCAGTGGGCCTGTTGGATATCAGCGATGCTACGATCACCTATAACACTGCCGTTGGTAGTGGTGGGCAATTCCTTTCCCGAGGTGGATCACAGTTTCCTTTGAGTACAGTGATCGGGAATATCGGAAATGTGGATGTGGCCGATTTCCTCACTACGGGTGATGTGCTCAATGCTGCGGGAGCTGTTGTGGTAACGAACCAACAATCCGTTGGCTACATGGCACCTTACGGAGACACCTTGATCACTTATCAGAATGCCTTCGACCCGACCACAGCGGGTACATACCGCTTTCGTACTACCATAAGCGGCGTTATGGATGAGCTGGTAACACTGAACAATACTCAGATACAAGAGCTTGTGGTGTTGGATACCACAGTTACAACTCATGATCTTGAATACCATGGCAACGCGGATGATGGTCTTGGCCTTGGTTGGAGTGGCGGAAACGGCGGAGTTGGTGTGCATTTGATCCCCCCCTACTACCCTGCATATGCAACAGCGACGACAGTGCGGATCGCGGCTAACGCCACTCTGGCCGCGTTCACGATGATGGTCTTCGCTGATGATGGACCTGATAATACACCCGGCACCTTATTGGATTCGGTTTACATGTCCGGCGCAAATGCTGCGGCCGGCAACCATGTGGTTCCATTATCATCACCGCTTACAATTGCCGATGGCGGCGTATATGTCCAATGGTACATGGAGGGCGAAGGGGTGAACATCGCTCAGGATATTTCACCACCCTTTTCACTTCAGACCTACGAAGTACTTGGTGGAACATGGGCAGAATTCCGCGATCGAGAGAATATTGACTTCTTCATTGGTCTTCGATTGGAACAAGTACCGGTATATGATATTGGTTGCTCCGGATTCTTCGGCGTTGCCGCCATGGATGATATCGGAAGCCCATTGGCCGTTCGTGCTTTTGTCCACAATTACGGAAATGCTGCGATCACGAATTTCCCCTTGAGCTATCGGTTCGGAACGGACCCTGTGTTCACTCAGACCTATACTGGAGCGGCCATTGCGCCAGGTGCTGAAACATTGGTCACGTTCACGCAACAATTCATTCCCACCATGGATGGTCAGGGAGATCTTTGCGCTTGGACAGCTGAACCAACTGACGTTATCTCGAACAACGACACGCTTTGTTTGACCGTTTCAACGTGGATCGGAATTGAGGAACTTCCGATACTAACCGCAACCGTTGGTCCCAACCCAGCGAATGAGTTCGTCCGGATATCGGGTTTACCGATCGGTTCCTATTCAATGGAATTGCACGATATGCAAGGCAAATTGATTGATCTAGAACGACTGAATGTGGCACATGAAGGGGTTCATATTTCCGTAGCGGATGTTCGTTCGGGTTTCTATGTCCTGCATATGCGTTCTGAGGAAGGCAGTTTCAGAACACTCCTATCGATCGAGCGATAA
- a CDS encoding OmpH family outer membrane protein, which translates to MNKNTTALLIVWNVVLTALLAWSLLRTSSTDQTIAVPATGSSEEAMKAVISPRDSSAIKDARIAYFVMDSVQSKYEMVKEQGDRLRGEGKRLEGNLQREMDKAQGRYQELMQKDHTYSTQADIQKDEMELQKLGEKIQGLQASSEEQLGRMEIESLNLISKEIEDYLQDYNAVAGFDYIFSVQNGGQIWTGNENLDITETVVKELNKRHRAKKPVAKP; encoded by the coding sequence ATGAATAAGAATACAACTGCCCTTTTGATCGTTTGGAACGTAGTACTAACTGCTCTGCTGGCATGGAGCCTTTTGCGCACATCCTCAACCGATCAGACCATAGCGGTCCCTGCAACTGGATCTTCCGAAGAAGCTATGAAAGCGGTGATCTCCCCAAGAGATAGTTCAGCGATCAAGGATGCGCGAATAGCCTATTTCGTAATGGACTCAGTGCAATCGAAATACGAAATGGTCAAAGAACAAGGTGACAGATTGCGTGGCGAAGGAAAACGGCTGGAAGGCAACCTACAGCGTGAAATGGATAAGGCACAGGGTCGCTATCAGGAGCTGATGCAAAAGGACCATACCTATAGCACACAAGCTGACATCCAGAAAGACGAAATGGAATTGCAGAAGTTGGGTGAAAAGATCCAAGGATTGCAGGCAAGCAGTGAGGAACAACTGGGTCGCATGGAGATCGAAAGCTTGAACCTGATATCCAAAGAGATCGAGGATTATCTACAGGACTATAACGCAGTTGCGGGATTCGATTATATATTCAGCGTGCAGAATGGTGGCCAGATCTGGACTGGTAACGAGAACTTGGACATCACGGAAACGGTGGTCAAAGAACTCAACAAGCGGCATAGGGCCAAGAAACCCGTGGCAAAGCCTTGA
- a CDS encoding DUF4924 family protein, whose translation MDLLDGKKKENIGDYVISMWHIEDLMRASKFDMKIIEEQLIEPIDGDYETRENVREWYSDIIARMKEDGLEQSGHLPEVNDVLGELEMLHRSLVEGDSDEKYTALYVQASEGIIDLQKQAGEEALPPIETCFTAVYGLMVLRAKNAKIAKSTLEAESSMRRLLEYLSMHYKQMRKLPGISLN comes from the coding sequence ATGGATCTATTGGACGGAAAAAAGAAAGAGAATATTGGCGATTACGTGATCAGCATGTGGCACATTGAGGATCTGATGCGGGCCAGCAAGTTCGATATGAAGATCATTGAGGAACAATTGATCGAGCCGATCGATGGGGACTACGAAACCCGTGAGAATGTGCGCGAGTGGTACTCCGATATCATTGCCAGAATGAAAGAGGATGGCTTGGAACAAAGCGGCCATTTACCCGAAGTGAACGATGTACTTGGCGAACTGGAAATGCTCCACCGTTCGTTGGTGGAAGGTGATAGCGATGAGAAGTACACTGCTCTGTACGTCCAAGCCAGTGAAGGGATCATAGACCTTCAGAAACAAGCCGGAGAAGAGGCACTACCACCGATCGAGACATGCTTTACCGCAGTCTATGGTCTTATGGTCCTACGGGCGAAGAATGCCAAGATCGCCAAAAGCACACTTGAAGCAGAGTCGTCCATGAGACGGCTGTTGGAGTATTTGAGCATGCATTACAAGCAGATGCGGAAATTGCCTGGGATCTCTTTGAATTAG
- a CDS encoding right-handed parallel beta-helix repeat-containing protein encodes MRRVVRRASTRPQAWFLGLMIPLGLIVGVFALASPKLLTGKWPFGIKSEEVRIFADLKGSILEDATNSEIAVLRIGGQSLVCPTDGYDDQWRSAQFESDNYSSQAELAHIGPVPGSFSIRFPELDPYEQQHQINLVPATIGNIRSIYLEVLATELELPVAAVSFVRVIACGKDLGVFQKEEAFDRAFLAKKRLADATLFNASADPDCPQGMFPNTFSDPMMEPELRVLWSTLYAGLAKGDPEVLNNVLDKDAAISWLLMRWLENGDPTVNGSVPYIHRRTTGKISPIFHRAPGYTVGRSAFTMDPVSALLEQEEFRNSLVERRVQLNDLRWRIKEKFAAVDNTWLPILAEKGDLAWARATANRVANVLLEDHLENGDPLAYHDAHWVAGPGRATFVGIAAASGPVLVQAMEGTTPIEDVARWFFSARTEGDTLVLNRGKYYFKDEILLPPGKALVINEGARITMAPGSGIMVQGPLHIRGSRLRPVFIRAANDAQPFKAIAMRGDGKALCHVSGLYISGGGADGSQVSIRGALNAAFNGCEIEAAEGHGLEVSGGHVTLVDVNFYGGTGPLLALEHARSEVRDCDFRSSRKSSVGSAVLINGERAMIQECSFIGMTNTAITVGSAGQLLLIESTFEGNNTVVNGSDLALIHASGNRFNSNGTVFKLQRIDPIQGGARVIRYPNEFTNNKQEGVVDDHSGIDEKEALDPKIISDFGGKIH; translated from the coding sequence ATGAGGCGCGTTGTCCGCAGAGCATCAACACGCCCACAGGCCTGGTTCTTAGGTTTGATGATCCCATTGGGCTTGATCGTTGGTGTTTTCGCACTGGCTTCACCGAAACTTCTCACCGGCAAGTGGCCGTTCGGGATCAAGTCAGAAGAAGTGCGCATATTCGCCGACTTGAAAGGGAGTATTCTGGAGGATGCAACAAATTCAGAGATCGCTGTTCTTCGTATCGGTGGACAGTCGCTTGTTTGTCCGACCGATGGCTACGACGATCAATGGCGTAGTGCTCAATTCGAATCGGATAATTATAGTTCACAAGCTGAATTGGCCCATATAGGTCCAGTGCCAGGATCCTTCTCTATACGCTTCCCGGAACTCGATCCGTACGAACAACAACACCAGATCAACTTGGTACCGGCCACTATTGGGAATATTCGCTCGATCTACTTGGAGGTGTTGGCCACCGAGCTCGAATTGCCGGTTGCAGCGGTCTCATTCGTACGCGTCATTGCTTGTGGTAAGGATCTGGGCGTCTTTCAAAAAGAAGAAGCCTTCGATCGTGCGTTCTTGGCCAAGAAGCGCTTAGCGGATGCAACGTTGTTCAATGCATCGGCGGACCCTGATTGTCCGCAAGGCATGTTCCCGAACACATTCAGTGATCCAATGATGGAGCCGGAGTTAAGGGTGTTGTGGTCAACGCTATATGCTGGTTTGGCGAAAGGCGACCCTGAAGTTCTTAATAACGTGTTGGACAAGGATGCTGCCATATCGTGGTTATTGATGCGATGGTTGGAGAACGGGGATCCAACAGTGAACGGATCAGTGCCGTACATCCATCGGCGTACAACAGGAAAGATCTCACCGATCTTCCATCGCGCTCCTGGATATACGGTAGGCCGATCCGCATTCACCATGGACCCGGTAAGTGCATTATTGGAACAGGAGGAATTCAGGAATTCGTTGGTCGAACGACGCGTGCAATTGAATGATCTTCGGTGGCGCATAAAGGAGAAATTTGCCGCAGTGGATAACACATGGTTACCTATACTCGCGGAAAAAGGTGATCTGGCGTGGGCACGTGCCACGGCGAACCGTGTAGCCAATGTATTATTGGAGGATCATTTGGAGAACGGCGATCCTCTTGCGTATCATGATGCGCACTGGGTCGCGGGTCCGGGACGTGCCACGTTTGTAGGTATTGCCGCGGCTTCCGGCCCTGTTCTAGTGCAAGCAATGGAAGGAACGACACCGATCGAAGATGTTGCGAGGTGGTTCTTCTCTGCAAGAACGGAAGGTGATACATTGGTTCTGAACAGAGGAAAGTATTACTTCAAGGATGAGATCCTACTTCCGCCAGGTAAAGCACTTGTGATCAATGAAGGCGCGCGGATCACAATGGCTCCTGGAAGTGGCATTATGGTGCAGGGGCCTTTGCACATTCGCGGTTCGCGTTTACGTCCCGTGTTCATACGCGCCGCAAATGATGCCCAACCATTCAAGGCCATAGCCATGCGAGGGGATGGTAAGGCATTGTGCCATGTCTCAGGGTTGTACATCAGCGGCGGAGGTGCGGATGGTTCTCAAGTATCCATTCGCGGAGCGCTCAACGCGGCATTTAACGGCTGCGAGATCGAGGCTGCTGAGGGTCACGGTTTGGAGGTGAGCGGTGGTCATGTAACGCTTGTTGATGTGAATTTCTATGGTGGTACGGGGCCATTGCTTGCATTGGAGCATGCACGCAGTGAGGTTCGTGATTGTGATTTCCGGAGTTCGCGCAAGAGTTCCGTCGGAAGCGCTGTGCTGATCAACGGCGAACGTGCCATGATCCAGGAATGCAGTTTTATTGGAATGACCAATACGGCGATCACTGTCGGGTCAGCGGGTCAATTGCTGCTTATCGAAAGCACGTTCGAGGGTAACAACACGGTCGTGAATGGATCCGATCTCGCCTTGATACATGCATCCGGAAATAGATTCAATAGCAATGGAACAGTGTTCAAATTGCAACGGATCGATCCGATCCAGGGTGGGGCACGGGTGATCCGATATCCCAACGAATTCACGAACAACAAGCAGGAAGGCGTAGTTGATGATCATTCCGGAATTGACGAGAAGGAGGCGCTCGACCCGAAGATCATATCCGATTTCGGTGGAAAGATTCACTGA
- a CDS encoding (Fe-S)-binding protein has translation MADYAAAGETPEVLFWVGCMGSFDDRAKKVTKAFAKLLNNAGVKFAVLGQEESCTGDPARRAGNEFVFQMQAMQNIAVLNGYAVKRIVTACPHCFNTLKNEYPVLGGMYEVMHHTQFLNTLLKEGRLKVKGGSFKGKRITFHDPCYLGRGNGEYEAPREVLMKLDSELVEMKRSRAKGLCCGAGGAQMFKEAEPGNKEVNVERTGEAVAMEPQVIAAGCPFCNTMLTDGVKHFGKEGSIVVKDIAELIAEAADL, from the coding sequence ATGGCCGACTACGCTGCAGCAGGCGAGACCCCAGAAGTGCTTTTCTGGGTAGGATGTATGGGTTCGTTCGATGACCGTGCGAAAAAGGTCACCAAGGCATTCGCGAAGTTGCTGAATAATGCCGGAGTGAAATTCGCTGTGTTGGGTCAGGAGGAAAGCTGCACCGGCGACCCGGCGCGTAGAGCAGGAAATGAATTCGTGTTCCAGATGCAAGCGATGCAGAATATTGCGGTGTTGAATGGATACGCAGTGAAGCGGATCGTCACGGCTTGCCCGCATTGCTTCAATACGTTGAAGAACGAATATCCGGTATTGGGCGGTATGTACGAGGTGATGCACCACACGCAATTCCTGAACACCTTGCTGAAGGAAGGTCGTCTAAAAGTGAAAGGTGGAAGTTTTAAAGGCAAGCGCATCACATTCCACGATCCATGCTATCTGGGCAGAGGGAATGGCGAATATGAAGCACCGCGTGAGGTCCTCATGAAACTGGACAGCGAACTGGTGGAAATGAAGCGCAGTCGTGCAAAAGGTTTGTGCTGCGGAGCGGGTGGCGCGCAAATGTTCAAGGAAGCGGAGCCGGGCAATAAGGAAGTGAACGTTGAGCGTACCGGTGAAGCCGTAGCAATGGAACCACAGGTCATAGCGGCCGGCTGTCCGTTCTGCAACACCATGCTGACCGATGGTGTAAAACACTTCGGTAAAGAAGGCAGCATCGTGGTAAAGGACATCGCGGAACTGATCGCTGAAGCTGCGGATCTTTGA